Genomic DNA from Catellatospora sp. TT07R-123:
TCCTGTCCCTGACCGGCCGCGCGCTGGTGGACTGATGACCGGGCTCACCTACTCCCCCGCATACGCCGAGTTCCGGTACTGGGGCGCGATCTTCGCCAAGTCGTGGCGGCCCGTGCTGGTCAACAGCATCGTCAACCCCGTGCTGTTCCTCGCGGGCATCGGCCTGGGCCTGGGCCAGCTCGTCGACGCCAACGCGCCGCTGGCCGGGGGCCTGACCTACGCGGCCTTCTTCGCCCCCGGCCTGCTGGCCGCGGCCGCGATGCAGACCGCCGTCGTCGAGGGCGGACAGACCGTCTTCAGCGCGGTACGCAACCGCCGCAGCTACCTCGTCGCGGCCTACACCCCGCTGCAACCGCACGACATCCTCAACGGCCACCTGCTCTTCATCGCCGCCCGGATCCTGCTCAGCAGCACCATGTTCACCGCCGTCATGTACGCCTTCGGCGTGGCCCACGCGCTGACCGCCATGCTCGCGATCCCGGTGGCGGTGCTGCTCGGGCTCGCCTGCGCCGCACCCACCGCCGCCTGGGCCGTCACCGTCCGCCGGGCTGCGGTGATCGGCAACTTCTCGCGGTTCGTCGTCATGCCGGTGTACCTGTTCTCGGCCACGTTCTTCCCGATCGAGGTCATGCCCGGCTGGCTGCAACCGGTGGTCTACGCCAGCCCGCTGTGGCACGGCGCCCGGCTGTGCCGCGCCCTGACCACCGGCACCGCCACCCTGACCGGCGCCGCCGCCGACCTCGCCGTCCTGGCGGTCACCGCGCTGGCCGGATACCTCGCCGCCCGCCGCACCTACCGCCGCCACCTGCACGCTTAACGGGAGCCAGCATGAGCACCATCGCCGCGCCGACGCCCCGCCGCGCCGCCGGACGCCCCTGGTGGCTGGTCGAACGCCACCTGCGGGTGTACCGCAAGTCCTGGTCGGTGTTCATCGCCGACCTCACCGAGCCCCTGCTCTACCTCGTCGCCATCGGCCTGGGCGTGGGCAGCCTCGTCGGCGACGTCGCGGGCACCGGCGTGCCGTACGCGCAGTACGTCGCCCCCGCGCTGCTGGCCACCTCGGCGATGAACGGCGCGATGAACGAGGCCTCCAGCCGCGTCTTCATGCGCATCAAGGTCGAGAAGACGTACCAGACGATGATCACGACGCCGATGACCGTCACCGACATCCAGTACGGCGAGATCGCCTGGGCGATCCTGCGCGGCCTGGCCGGCACCGGCGGGTTCCTGGCCGCCGCCGCCGCGTTCGGGCTGATCCGCTCGCCGTACGCGCTGCTCGCGCTGCCCGCCGCCGCGCTGGTCGGGTTCGCGTTCGCCGCCTGCGGCCTGCTCGTGGCCACCCTGCTGCGCAGCTGGTACGACTACCTCTACCTCCAGCTGTTCATGCTGCCCATGTTCCTGTTCGCGACCACGTTCTACCCGCTGGAGGTCTACCCCGCCGCGTTCCGGCCGGTCGTGCAGGCGCTGCCGCTCTACCACGCCGTCACCCTGCTGCGGCAGGTGTGCCTGGGCCGGTTCGACCTGCACGCCGCCGCCGCCGTGGCCTACCTGCTGTTGCTCGGCCTGGCCGCCAGCGCGCTGGCCGCGGGGCGCTGGCGCCGGATGCTCCAGTCGTGACCGGACACCTGCTGCCCCACGTGGTGCAGCGCCACTACAACGCCTACGTCTACCTCGCCCTGCCGCTGTGCGCCGCCCTGGCCGAGCCCGGCGGTCCGGACTGGTTCGGCGGCCGGTTCCTCCAGCTGCACGCCTACCGGCTGGCCAACCGGCCCGACGAGGTCCACCTCGACCTGGTGGACTCGTTCGCGTACCAGGACTTCCTGACCGTCGAGACGGTCGGCGCCGACGCCGCCCGCGACCTCACCGACGCCGCCGGGTTCGTCGGCGACCAGCTCGCCGCCGGACGCCGGGTCATCCTGTTCACCGAGGACTCGACCCTGGCCGGGCACCCCTACCAGCGGTTCCGCGAGTTCCTGTTCGTGGGGTGCGACGGCGGCCGGCTGACCGCGATCGGGTTCGACGCCCGGCGCCGCTTCACCACCGCCGAGTTCACCGCAGCCCAGGTCGACCACGCGTTCCGGGCCGGGCTGCGGTTGCAGGCCGAGTCGGGCGGGCCGGTGCCGGTCACGGCGTACGCCCAGCTGCTCGGCCCGCGCACCGACCGGCCGCAGCCGGACCGCGACCTGGCCGCGCAGCTGCGCGACTACGCCGACGGCACCGCCCCGGCCGGGTTCGACCCGCGCGCGGGCTGGTGGTGGTTCGACCGGGCGCTGGACCTGGCCCCCGACACCGCCGTGCGCTACGGCACCGACGTGTACCCGCTGCTGGCCGAGCAGCTGACCGCCCACCTCGACCGCGACCGGCCGCTGGACTACCCGATGTTCCACCTGCTCGCCGAGCACAAGCGGCTGGTCCTGGACCGGCTGCCCGCCCTCGGACCCGACCCGGAGCTGCTGGCGCGCTACCGGGCGCTGGCGACCGAGGTGGACACGCTGCGGATGAAGATCCTGCTGTCGCGCGAGCGCCGGCAGCGGCTGCTCACCGCCGCCGACGTCGACGCCCTGCTCGCACTCGGCCGACGCGAACGCGACCTGCTGCTGACTGCGGTGGCGGCCGCGTGAGCGGCCGCCGAGGTCACTTCCGGCTCGCCAGCGACCGGCCGCGCGGTGCCGGGCTCGGGCCCAGGGCCAGCACCGTGCGCAGCGCGTCGTGCTTCTGGCTCAGCGTGGTGTCCTTGATGTCGACGCCCTCGGAGATGACGCACCTGCTCAGGTCGCCGTACGGGCTCAGCCTCAGCTCGCGGTCGCGCCGGTCCCCGGTCGGGTGGGCGGCGACGATCCCGATCCTGGCCGCACTGCCCGGCACCCGGTAGTAGCGGCACGCGGGGTTCTTGTCCGCGTCGCCCGCGGCGTCGGGCACCGGCCGCCCGAATTTGGCCGCGATCAGATCGAGGGCCCGCTCGGCGGGCACGGCCTGGTCGTCGGGCCGGTCTCCGTCGAACACCGGCTGGTCGGACCACACCTCGATGAGCCGCAGCGTCACCCGGCCGCCGTAGCCGCCGGCCCAGGCGACCAGCTCGGTAACCTCGTCCGGGTCCTTGCCCAGCAACGTGTTGACCTTGACGGCGCCGAACGCCTCGACCGAGTCGTCGAGCGCGCGCAGGACGATGTCGAGGGTGTCGTCACCGCGCTGGGGCCGCAGCGAGTCCAGGCTGATGGTGACCCGGGTCAGGCCCGCGTCGAGCAGCTGCGGCAGCAGCCCGGACAGGTGCAGCCCGTCGGTGGTCATCGCCTGCTCGACGTAGCCGAGCTCGCGGGCGTGGGCGAGGTAGCGGAGAAGACCGGGGCTCAGGGTCGGCTCGCCGCCGCTGTAGTGCACCCGGTCCACGCCGAACCGGTGCGCCGCTGAGATCACTTCGAGGATGTCGAGGTCGTCGACGGGGGTGTGTCCCGCGCGCTGCCTGTCGGGGTTGCAGTAGACGCGGAGGTGGAAGTCCTTGCCCAGGTTCTCGTCGCCTGGAATCAGTGGGGACATGGCGGCTTCACCATCCCTGTGAGCGGTGACGTGCCGATCGTCCGGCGTTGGACGACACTGCGGGTATTGCGGCTAAGCATTCATGATCATATCGAAATTTGGCAATCCTTTCCCGTGCTCCCCTGGCGGTGGACCGCCACCACGCTCCGTCACCGACGGCGAACGAGCGGGTCCGCTTCGTGCCCGGCACCCGCCCGTTCGCGTACTGATGACAGAACAGCCGGTCAGTCCACCGGCGCGAACCAGTGGTGCCGCTCGTACTTGGCGACCTTGGCCCCGATCACGGCGCCCGCCACGTCGGCGGTGCGGAAGTGGATGCCGCCCCACACCCGGGCCCCGATCAGCTCCTTGCGCGCCGCGGTGAAGGTGGCGAAACTGCGGGTCGTGCCGGTGACCGGGCTGAGCCCCGAGAACGCCACCTTGTCGGTGCCGAAGAAGTCGTGCAGCGCGTGCGTCCAGGCGCTGATGTTGCAGGAGTGGCCCGAGGAGTGCTCGTACCAGGGCGGGGTGTCCAGCAGCGGGGTCCAGGCCGGGTCGGCGGCCGTGTCGGGGTTGCCGTCGGTGTCGGCCTCGCGGATCGCGGTGATCGGCCGCCAGGACGTCCAGTGCGACTTGTCGGCGTGGCAGGCGATCACCGCGTCGGCCGTGGCGAGCGCGACCCGCGCGAACAGGCGGGCGCTGTCGTCGGCGGACAGCCCGTGGCCGGTGGCCAGCGAGCGCAGCATCGCCTCCTGCGGCACCGCCGCCCACCAGCGGGCAGCGTCGGTCTGGTCGGCGGTGCGCGTCGTGCTGGTACGCGACCCCACCGCCTTGACCTCCTCGAAGTCCTCGGTGTACGCCGCGCTGGTCAGCGCGTTCGGGCCGTCCGAGCGCAGCGCCGCCACGTCCGGCACCAGGAACGGCTTGACCTTGCCCGCCCAGGGCGCCGGGTCGACCAGGAAGTTGGGCGGCGTCGGCCGCCACTGCCCCGGCTGCGTGCCGATCACGACGGTCGTCGGCGCGCCGCGCCCGTCCCCGGTGCGTGCCGTGATCATCGCGGCGGCGGACTGCTCGCCGTCGGCGATGCCGCCCTGCTCGGCCGGGCCGTCCGGGATGGCCGCCAGCGCGGCGTCGTACTTCGCCTGCAAGGTCGGGCCCTGGCTGGGGAACAGGTGGACGAGCATGCGGAAGGCGGCGGTCGCGGCGGCGGCGTCGACCGAGTCGCCGGGCTGGGAGCCGACCTGGAGCAGGTACGGCTGGTGGGTGCGGGTGATGCCGTTGACCGCGTCGTACACGGCGCCGTGCACCATGGCCCGGTTGATCAGCGCCACGTGCGGCACGAACGGGCCGGAGGCGAGGATCGCCTGCTCGGTGGCGAGGTTCCAGTCGATGACGGCGTTACCCGCGGCGCGCGGTTCGGCCTGCGCGGCTGGGGCGGCCGGGGCGGCACCGGCCCGGCCGACCGGGACCACGAGCAGGGACGTCAGGGCGGCGGCAGCCGTCACACAGGACCATCGCGACATCGAGTTTCTCCTGGCCAGACACAAGATCACGCGGCCGGACGGCCGCCATCACGGAGGGTAATCATCGACTCCCCGCCACGTGCGCGTGCCGCGCCGGTCAACACGGGTGATCCGAAATCGTGGACGCTGGGTGTCGCCCTGGCAACACCCAGCGTCCACGATTTGCGATCTCCGGTCAGTGGGCGGGCACCGTCCGGCCCGGCTTGCGCAGGCGCCGCAGCTGCTGATACCCGTCGATGACGACCACCAGCGTCAGCACCACCAGCGCGAGCTTCATGATCTCGTCGGTAGGCGCGGCGACGAACACCGGACCCGCGAGCGCACTCCACGCCATGGCCGCTCCCATGAAGACGGTCAGGCCCAGCGACAGCCGCCTGGTGGCCCGCTCCCAGCGGCCACGCACCCCGACGGCGACCAGCAGCGCGATGCTAGACACGACGGCCGCGAGCAGCACGGGCCCGCGCACCCGCAGGAAGCCGGGGTCGTAGACGAACGCGTCGAGGGCGGACTGGGCGACGCGGCCGCCCGAGACCAGGTCCAGGAACTGCGGGAACCAGAGCATCAGCGCGGTCCCGGCCACGGCGAACGCCGCGGCGGTGAACCGGCCGCCCCGGTTCACCGCATCGGTGGCCGGCGGGCGCGGCTGCCAGGCGAGCCGGTCGGCGAAGCGGCGGCGCACCCAGGCGGTGCCGGCGAAGCAGACGCCCACCACGCCGGGCCACCACAGCGCGGGCAGCGCGGCGCCGAGCCACCAGTCGCGCACCGCCAGCAGCCAGTGGTCGTACGGCACCGGCGGCCACAGCACCCGGGCCAGGCCGACCGCCCAGATGACGGCGACACCGATCACCGAGGTGCGCACCGCGCGCCGGGTGTCGACGGGGTCGATGAGCGGGCGGGCCGGCCGGTAGCGCAGGACGACCTCGTTCGGGTGCCCGAACCCGTTGAGCAGGTCGCGGGCGAGCGCGTCGCGGTCGGCGCCGGGGGCGGCGGCGCGTTCGGCGAGTTCGTCGTGCAGCAGGCTGCGCAGTTCGGCGGCGACGTCGTCGCGCTGGCGGCGCGGCAGCTGTGCGACGACGTCGGAGACGTAGCTGTCGATCAGGTCGTCGGCGTTCATCGGATCGAGCCCTTCAGCAGGTCGGACATCGTGTCGTTGAGGGTGCGGTAGGTCTCGGTGAGGCGCTGGTAGAGCGCGCGGCCGTCGGGGCTGAGCGCGTAGTAGCGCCGGGGCGGGCCCTCGCTGGTGCGCCACTGGCTGGTCAGCAGCCCCTGGGTCTCCAGCCGCCGCAGCAGGGGGTAGAGGGTGCCCTCCTCGATCTGCATGCCGGCCTCGGACAGCGACTGGCGCAGTTCGTAGCCGTAGCGGAAGTCGTCGAGCTGGGACAGCACGGCCAGCACCACCACACCGCGGCGCAGTTCAAGTTCGAGCTTGTCGAACACGTCGGGTGAAGCCATGCGGCACACAGTACTGTGTGCCGTACAGTAAGGCAACGCCTTGACACCGCGGGCGGGCGGCAAGATACTTCATGCGTGAAGGATTCGGCTCGATAAGAGCCGGTCCCCGCAATTGCGCCAGCGCTCTCGCGCCCATCATATGGGCCGCGAATGAGTGCTGGCTTTCGCTGTTTCAGCAGTTAGATAGCCGTGCACATTGGCCAGTACACAGCCTATTAAGAATGCCGAAACAGTCGTGTAACGACACTCGCGGAATCTATGCGTGCCCGGCATTGAGGTGGCCGCCCGGCAGCCGGCACAACCGGCTGGGGCCGCCGCCGCGCGCTGCCCGGCACGTGTAACGCCTCTACCACCGCGGGAACGGCCCCGGCCGACGACGACGTCTCCCCCACCGCGGTTCCGTCCTTCTTCAACGACTGATGCTCCGCTGACGCTGGGAGATCTCTGAAGATGTTCAGGTTCCACGGCCGCCGCCTGGCGGCATGCAGTGCCGTACTCGCCGCCGCGCTGGCGGTCGCCGCCTGCGGCAGCAAGACCGGCGAGACCGGCGCCAACGCCGGTGTCACCGCCGACACCTCGGGCGACACCGTCAAGGTGGGCCTGCTCAACTCGCTGTCGGGCACCATGGCCATCAGCGAGGTGACCGTCCGCGACTCGATCAAGCTCGCCATCGAGGAGATCAACGCCGCGGGCGGCGTACTGGGCAAGAAGCTGGAGCCCATCAGCGAGGACGGCGCCTCCGACTGGCCGACCTTCGCCGAGAAGGCCAAGAAGCTCATCAAGGAGGACCGGGTCGCCGCGGTCTTCGGCTGCTGGACCTCCGCCAGCCGCAAGGCGGTCAAGCCGGTGTTCGAGGAGAACAAGGCGCTGCTGTTCTACCCCGTGCAGTACGAGGGCCTGGAGCAGTCGCCCTACATCTTCTACACCGGCGCCACCACCAACCAGCAGATCGTGCCCGGCCTGGACTACCTCAAGGCGCAGGGCAAGAAGACGGTCTACCTGGTCGGCAGCGACTACGTCTTCCCGCGTACCGCCAACAAGATCATTAAGGCGTACGCTGCCGCCAACGGCCTGACCGTGCTCGGCGAGGACTACGCCCCGCTCGGCTCCACCGAGTTCGGCACCATCGTCAACAAGGTCAAGGCGTCCAAGGCCGACGCCGTCTTCAACACCCTCAACGGCGACAGCAACGTGGCCTTCTTCAAGGAGTACAAGTCCGCGGGCCTGACCGCCGCGACCATGCCCGTCGTCTCGGTGTCCATCGCCGAGGAAGAGGTCAAGAGCATCGGCACCCAGTACCTCGCCGGCCAGCTCACGGCGTGGAACTACTACCAGACCACCACCGGCGCCGCCAACGACAAGTTCGTCAAGGCGTACAAGGCCAAGTACGGCGCCGACAAGCCGACCTCCGACCCGATGGAGGCCGCCTACGTCTCGGTCTACCTGTGGAAGGCGATGGTCGAGAAGGCCAAGTCCTTCGACGTCGAGAAGGTCAAGGCCGCCTCCGACGGCATCACCTTCGAGGCTCCGGAGGGCCTGGTCACCATCGACGGCGCCACGCAGCACATCTACAAGACCGCCCGCATCGGCAAGATCGGCGACGACGGCCTGATCACCGAGGTGTGGAACTCCGGCGCACCGGTCAAGCCCGACCCGTACCTCAAGGGATACCCCTGGGCCGGCGGCCTGTCCTAGTCCATCAGCACCCGGGCCGGTGGAGCGGAGCCCCAGCCGCTCCGCCGGCCCCCACCCACGACGAGGGACAACCCGATGACCGTGATCCTCGGCCAGCTGTTCACCGGCATCAGCATCGGCGCGGTGCTGCTGCTCATCGCGCTCGGCCTGGCCCTGACGTTCGGGCAGATGAACGTCATCAACATGGCGCACGGCGAGTTCATCATGGCCGGCGCCTACACCACGTACGTGCTCCAGCAGGTGCTCACCGACGCCGGGATGTCGCTGCTCGTGGCCATCCCGGTCGCGTTCGTGGTCGCCGGGCTGCTCGGCGTGCTGCTGGAGGTGCTGCTGATCCGGCGGCTCTACCTGCGGCCGCTGGACACCCTGCTGGTCACCTGGGGCGTGTCGCTGATGCTGCAACAGCTGGCCCGCGACGTGTTCGGCGCGCCGAACGTGCAGACCCGCGCGCCCGACCTGCTCACCGGCAGCACCACGCTGCTGCGTACCGCCGACGGCGACGTGTCGATCGCCAACAGCCGCCTGTTCATCCTGACCCTGGCCGTGATCGCGGTCGTCGCGCTCACCGCCGTGCTCAAGTGGACCCCGCTGGGCCGCCGCATCCGGGCCGTGGTGCAGAACCGCGACCTGGCCGCCGTCTCCGGCATCGCCAACGGCCGCATCGACCGGCTCACCTTCTTCATCGGCTCCGGCCTGGCCGGGGTCGCCGGGGTCGCGCTGACCCTGCTCGGCCCGATCGGCCCGACCATGGGCACCAACATCATCATCGACGCGTTCCTGGTGGTCGTCGTCGGCGGCATCGGGCAGATCAAGGGGAGCGTGATCGTGGCCTTCGTGCTCGGCATGCTGCAGTCCACCGTGGAATACCTGACCACGCTGTCGGTCGCCAAGGTGATCGTGTTCGTGGCGATCGTGGCGTTCCTCCAGTGGCGCCCGCAGGGCATGTTCACGCTGCGCACCCGGAGCCTCGCGTGAGCGCCCGCACCCGCGCCCTGGCCGGGTTCGCCGCCGGGGCGGTGCTGCTGTTCGCGCTGGCCCCGGCCGTGCTGACCGACTTCCGGCTCAGCCTGCTGGCCAAGTACCTCTGCTTCGCCATCGTCGCCGTCGGCGTCGGGCTGGCCTGGGGCCGCGGCGGCCTGCTCACCCTCGGCCAGGGCGTCTTCTTCGGCCTGGGCGGCTACGCGATGGCCATGCACCTCAAGCTCGCCGACGCGGGTCCGGGCCACATGCCCGACTTCATGCAGCTGTACGGCCAGCTCGACGAACTCCCCGCCTGGTGGCGCCCGTTCGAGAACCCCGTCTTCGCCCTGGCTGCCACGATGCTGCTGCCGATGCTGGTCGCGTTCGGCCTCGGCTCGCTGGTGTTCCGCCGCCGGGTGCGCGGCGCCTACTTCGCGATCCTCAGCCAGGCCCTGGCCGCCGCGATGGTCATCCTGCTGATCGGCCAGCAGGGCACCACCGGCGGCACCAACGGCCTCACCGACATCGAGGGCTTCTTCGGATACGCCCTCGACGACCCGGTCAACCAGCGCACCGTGTACTTCATCATCGCGGCCGTGCTGCTGGCCCTGCTGGCGCTGGCCCGCCAGCTGATGCGCAGCCGCTACGGCGAGCTGCTGGTCGCCGTCCGCGACGGCGAGGAGCGGGTCCGCTTCCTCGGCTACAACCCCGCCAACGTCAAGCTCGTCGCGTACGTCGTCGCCGCCGGGATGGCGGGCCTGGCCGGAGCGCTGTTCGTGCCCGCGGTCGGCATCATCTCCCCCGCCCTGATCGGCATCGTGCCCTCCATCGAACTCGTCATCGGCGTCGCCGTCGGCGGCCGGGCGACGCTGCTCGGCCCGGTGATCGGCGCCGTGGCGGTGGCGTGGGCGAAGACGGCCCTGTCCGAACGGTTCCCGGGCACCTGGACGTACGCGCAGGGCCTGATGTTCGTGCTGGTCGTGGCATTCCTGCCGGGCGGGCTCGCGTCCCTGTGGGCGCTGGTGCGCCGCCGCACCGCCCCGGACGCGCCGAGGACCGAACCGGCGCCGCTGGCGCCCGAACCGAGTGAGGTGGCCGTATGAGCGGCGGGCTGCGCATCCGCGACCTGCGGGTGGTGTTCGACGGGTTCGCCGCCGTCGACGGCGTCGACCTGGACGTGGCACCGGGCGACCTGCGGTTCCTGATCGGACCCAACGGCGCGGGCAAGACGACCCTGATCGACGCGGTGACCGGGCTGGTCAAGGCCTCGGGTTCGGCCCGGTTCGGGGAGACCGAGCTGCTGGGACGCGACGTGCACCGCATCGTACGGCTGGGCGTGGGGCGCACGTTCCAGACCGCGGCGGTGTTCGAGGAGCTGACCGTGCTGCAGAACCTCGACATCGCGGCGGGTGCCGGGCGCGGGCCGTGGACGCTGCTGCGGCAGCGCCGGGGCATCCCCGCCGACGTCGCGAAGGCGCTGGAGACCATCGGCCTGGCCGACCGGCGCGACGACCTGGCCGGGACCCTCGCCCACGGGCAGAAGCAGTGGCTGGAGATCGGCATGCTGCTGGTGCAGGACGCCAAGCTGCTGCTGCTCGACGAGCCGGTCGCCGGGATGAGCCACGAGGAGCGCGAGGCCACCGGCGCGCTGCTGGAGGCCGTCAGCGGCGAGCGCACCGTGGTCGTGATCGAGCACGACATGGACTTCCTGCGCCGCTGGGCCCGCACCGTCACCGTCCTGCACGCCGGGAAGGTGCTCAGCGAGGGCACGGTCGCGCAGGTGCAGGCCGACCCCCGGGTGCAGGAGGTCTATCTCGGACACGCGGCGAAGGAGGCGTGATGCTGCGCATCGAAGCGATCACCGCCGGGTACGGCCGCAGCATCGTGCTGCGCGACGTCGACGTGACGGTCGCCGACAGCACCGTGACGGCCGTGCTCGGCCACAACGGGGCGGGCAAGAGCACCCTGCTGCGCGCCGCGATCGGGCTGATCAGGCCGCGTTCGGGCATGGTGCTGCTGGCCGGGGAGGACGTCACCCGGCTGGCCCCGCACCAGCGGGTCGACCGCGGCATGGCGTACGTCCCGCAGGGCCAGCAGTGCTTCCCGCACCTGACCGCCGCCGAGAACCTCCAGCTCGTGGCCGACGGCAGGCGCGGCGGCAAGGAGGCGCTGGCCGAGTCGCTGGACCTGTTCCCGGCGCTGACCGGGCTGCTGCGCCGCCGCGCGGGTCTGCTGTCGGGCGGGCAGCGCCAGCAGCTGGCCATCGCGCGGGCGCTGATCACCCGGCCGAAGCTGCTGCTGCTGGACGAGCCGACCGAGGGCATCCAGCCCAACGTGGTGGCCGAGATCGAGCAGGCGATCCTGTCGCTGGCCTCGGGCGGGCTGTCGGTCCTGCTGGTCGAGCAGCACCTGGGGTTCGCGCTGCGCGCGGCGCACCGGTACCACGTACTCGAATCGGGCAGAGTGACCTCAACGGGTGCGGGTGGCAGCGACGCCGAACCCGCGGTCCGTGCCGCCCTCTCCGTGTGAACCGAAGGACGGTCCATGTTCCTCACCCAGCATGAGCAGGAACGCCTGCTCATCCACGTGGCCGCCGACGTCGCCGAGCGGCGCCGCGGCCGCGGGCTGCTGCTCAACTACCCCGAGTCCGTCGCGATCATCACCCGGTTCCTGCTGGAGGGCGCCCGCGACGGGCGCACCGTGGTCGAGCTGATGGAGTCCGGCGCGCAGGTGCTCACCCGAGAAGACGTCCTGCCGGGCGTCCCCGAGATGCTGAAGGAGGTGCAGGTGGAGGCGACGTTCCCGGACGGCACCAAGCTGGTGACGGTGCACCACCCCATCCGGTGATCCCCGGCGAGGTGCTGCACGGGCAGGGCGGGGTCGAGCTCAACGCCGACCGCCCGGTGACCGTGCTGGTGGTGACCAACACCGCCGACCGGCCGGTGCAGGTCGGCTCGCACTACCACTTCGCCGAGGCCAACCCGGGCCTGTCGTTCGACCGGCAGGCCGCGTGGGGCCAGCGCCTGGCGGTCCCCGCCGGGACCGCGGTGCGGTTCGAACCGGGGGTGTCGCGAGAGGTCGAGCTGGTGCCCCTGTCCGGCGCCCGGATCGTGCCGGGGCTGCGCGGCGAGTGCGGAGGAGAGCTATGACGGTGATCAGCCGTGAGCGGTACACCGCTCTCTACGGCCCCACCACCGGTGACCGGATCCGGCTGGCCGACACGAACCTGCTGATCGAGGTCGAGGCGGATCACTGCGCGGGCGGCGACGAGGTCGTCTTCGGCGGCGGCAAGGTGATCCGCGAGTCGATGGGCCAGTCGCGCGCCACCCGCGCCCAGGGCGCCCTGGACACGGTCATCACCGGCGCGGTGGTGCTCGACCACTGGGGCATCGTCAAGGCCGACATCGGCATCCGCGACGGCCGCATCGTCGCGATCGGCAAGGCGGGCAACCCCGACACCATGCCGGGTGTGCACCCGGACCTGGTCATCGGCCCGGCCACCGAGGTCATCGCGGGCAACGGGAAGATCGTCACCGCGGGCGCGGTCGACACGCACGTGCACTTCATCTGCCCGCAGCTGGTCGCCGAGGCCCTGGCCGGCGGCGTGACCACGCTGGTCGGCGGCGGCACCGGCCCGGCCGAGGGCACCAAGGCCACCACGGTCACCGCCAACGCCTGGCACCTGGCCCGGATGCACGAGGCCCTGGACACGTTCCCGGTCAACGTGCTGCTGCTCGGCAAGGGCAACACCGTCTCCGAGGAGGCGATGTGGGAGCAGCTGCGCGCCGGGGCGGGCGGCTTCAAGCTGCACGAGGACTGGGGCACCACCCCGGCGGCGATCGACGCGTGCCTGCGGGTCGCCGACGCGTCCGGGGTGCAGGTGTCGATCCACACCGACACGCTGAACGAGGCCGGGTTCGTGCAGGACACCCTGGCGGCGATCAACGGGCGGGCGATCCACTCGTACCACACCGAGGGCGCCGGGGGCGGGCACGCGCCCGACATCATCACGGTGGCGGGCCTGCCCAACGTGCTGCCGTCCTCGACCAACCCGACCCGGCCGTACACCCGCAACACCCTGGCCGAGCACCTGGACATGCTGATGGTGTGCCACCACCTGAACGCGGCGGTGCCGGAGGACCTGGCGTTCGCGGAGAGCCGGATCCGGCCGTCCACGATGGCCGCCGAGGACCTGCTGCACGACCTGGG
This window encodes:
- a CDS encoding radical SAM protein, with the protein product MSPLIPGDENLGKDFHLRVYCNPDRQRAGHTPVDDLDILEVISAAHRFGVDRVHYSGGEPTLSPGLLRYLAHARELGYVEQAMTTDGLHLSGLLPQLLDAGLTRVTISLDSLRPQRGDDTLDIVLRALDDSVEAFGAVKVNTLLGKDPDEVTELVAWAGGYGGRVTLRLIEVWSDQPVFDGDRPDDQAVPAERALDLIAAKFGRPVPDAAGDADKNPACRYYRVPGSAARIGIVAAHPTGDRRDRELRLSPYGDLSRCVISEGVDIKDTTLSQKHDALRTVLALGPSPAPRGRSLASRK
- a CDS encoding ABC transporter permease yields the protein MSTIAAPTPRRAAGRPWWLVERHLRVYRKSWSVFIADLTEPLLYLVAIGLGVGSLVGDVAGTGVPYAQYVAPALLATSAMNGAMNEASSRVFMRIKVEKTYQTMITTPMTVTDIQYGEIAWAILRGLAGTGGFLAAAAAFGLIRSPYALLALPAAALVGFAFAACGLLVATLLRSWYDYLYLQLFMLPMFLFATTFYPLEVYPAAFRPVVQALPLYHAVTLLRQVCLGRFDLHAAAAVAYLLLLGLAASALAAGRWRRMLQS
- a CDS encoding ABC transporter permease, producing the protein MTGLTYSPAYAEFRYWGAIFAKSWRPVLVNSIVNPVLFLAGIGLGLGQLVDANAPLAGGLTYAAFFAPGLLAAAAMQTAVVEGGQTVFSAVRNRRSYLVAAYTPLQPHDILNGHLLFIAARILLSSTMFTAVMYAFGVAHALTAMLAIPVAVLLGLACAAPTAAWAVTVRRAAVIGNFSRFVVMPVYLFSATFFPIEVMPGWLQPVVYASPLWHGARLCRALTTGTATLTGAAADLAVLAVTALAGYLAARRTYRRHLHA
- a CDS encoding vanadium-dependent haloperoxidase produces the protein MSRWSCVTAAAALTSLLVVPVGRAGAAPAAPAAQAEPRAAGNAVIDWNLATEQAILASGPFVPHVALINRAMVHGAVYDAVNGITRTHQPYLLQVGSQPGDSVDAAAATAAFRMLVHLFPSQGPTLQAKYDAALAAIPDGPAEQGGIADGEQSAAAMITARTGDGRGAPTTVVIGTQPGQWRPTPPNFLVDPAPWAGKVKPFLVPDVAALRSDGPNALTSAAYTEDFEEVKAVGSRTSTTRTADQTDAARWWAAVPQEAMLRSLATGHGLSADDSARLFARVALATADAVIACHADKSHWTSWRPITAIREADTDGNPDTAADPAWTPLLDTPPWYEHSSGHSCNISAWTHALHDFFGTDKVAFSGLSPVTGTTRSFATFTAARKELIGARVWGGIHFRTADVAGAVIGAKVAKYERHHWFAPVD
- the urtA gene encoding urea ABC transporter substrate-binding protein → MFRFHGRRLAACSAVLAAALAVAACGSKTGETGANAGVTADTSGDTVKVGLLNSLSGTMAISEVTVRDSIKLAIEEINAAGGVLGKKLEPISEDGASDWPTFAEKAKKLIKEDRVAAVFGCWTSASRKAVKPVFEENKALLFYPVQYEGLEQSPYIFYTGATTNQQIVPGLDYLKAQGKKTVYLVGSDYVFPRTANKIIKAYAAANGLTVLGEDYAPLGSTEFGTIVNKVKASKADAVFNTLNGDSNVAFFKEYKSAGLTAATMPVVSVSIAEEEVKSIGTQYLAGQLTAWNYYQTTTGAANDKFVKAYKAKYGADKPTSDPMEAAYVSVYLWKAMVEKAKSFDVEKVKAASDGITFEAPEGLVTIDGATQHIYKTARIGKIGDDGLITEVWNSGAPVKPDPYLKGYPWAGGLS
- the urtB gene encoding urea ABC transporter permease subunit UrtB, coding for MTVILGQLFTGISIGAVLLLIALGLALTFGQMNVINMAHGEFIMAGAYTTYVLQQVLTDAGMSLLVAIPVAFVVAGLLGVLLEVLLIRRLYLRPLDTLLVTWGVSLMLQQLARDVFGAPNVQTRAPDLLTGSTTLLRTADGDVSIANSRLFILTLAVIAVVALTAVLKWTPLGRRIRAVVQNRDLAAVSGIANGRIDRLTFFIGSGLAGVAGVALTLLGPIGPTMGTNIIIDAFLVVVVGGIGQIKGSVIVAFVLGMLQSTVEYLTTLSVAKVIVFVAIVAFLQWRPQGMFTLRTRSLA
- a CDS encoding PadR family transcriptional regulator, giving the protein MASPDVFDKLELELRRGVVVLAVLSQLDDFRYGYELRQSLSEAGMQIEEGTLYPLLRRLETQGLLTSQWRTSEGPPRRYYALSPDGRALYQRLTETYRTLNDTMSDLLKGSIR